The following proteins are encoded in a genomic region of Candidatus Paracaedibacteraceae bacterium:
- a CDS encoding tandem-95 repeat protein produces the protein MAIYIGTNGSNTITGTSGSNIILGLNGNDTLVGGSGNDLLLGGNGSDTLSGGDGSDILDGGNGDDILNGGSGDDIIYGGKGNDLFIHNVTDNIDLNHYTYDFYDGEQGNDTVRFDVTYQQYLDLLNSGALTAFNSFNKNNVFDFSKYVSYIDLKIVRIENLIINILTPSNTAPVVQNSTATVDEDHSLSGTLSASDAENDPLTFSLVSQTSHGTITLNANGSYTYVPAADFNSVDTFTFKVNDGQLDSGIATVTITINPVNDAPVVANALADVAFAEDTAIDIDLSMAFSDVDSALTLSSNAPAWLSIVNGHLVGTPPLNFNGELDIMVTASDGEFSVSDTFKLTINPVNDAPVVANALADVAFAEDTAIDIDLSAAFSDVDSALTLSSNAPAWLSIVNGHLVGQPPQDFNGELDITVTASDGALSAQDTFKLTINPANAAPTVTVNNQAGFVSENNDGAFIKIDMSAPPPADPGSSGGSTSTSTGTFPGGGIVVTDPGSGGGTTEINLIVSGSDPDAGDTVSYLLSDNRFEIDGAGNLKLKAGEFLDYEDPALVNHQLQLTITPVDQHNLAGTPINVTIDVLNVNEAPVNLALVDDNGAPIVAPSVDENDFGAAIGHVQATDPDGDAITWTVDDARFEVLNGILKLKDNVSLDYEAIANHQIVLNLTASDGSLSSDLPITIDIQDAPESLVANPDIADNIYKPNPPYAPYNQYVWTNVLTNDVMVSAGNLQVTEWFYNGIKFDASTGPALLHVDGIGDFTGYPDGYIYLSPDANFLGEVPLPVTYTLIDNVGGTATGSVTFIVNVPNDYAAVITEVQTPDAFVIEDLKATVSGDLDVSDPDAPNQNHFIAQAMIAGAYGSLSIDKYGQWTYTLDNDNPDVQALDTNETLADHIVVQSLDGTPHTIDITIKGLSEDAQTYPFDYNLSFAYAKDFNGGDVIQAVNMPDTSLKGLAKVLSVDIVNGQYQFNLSHDAINFGAGVISGVTPSAGHHLDFNLNNGVSRTAILLDDGNNDFEGHGNYANVATPFNLSNAGQLIYGLSGDDLIVGDINYWHPTTSYASGLYSFGHDVIVGGDGTSTIVGDVYTYDSFLMGTNSTVLTYPIIDYGDDTLYGAAHGTVIGDISFVQGTDYKVRHEFGGDTIYAPYLGGTAIGDVGNLVLQGAPGTNAIEGITSSRNNIIGSDFDDLLIGNFGNYTQDINSAITLYGTFDIISGNSGNDTIIGDVNFFNIGDISYQNNSSINMGSDTLYGGDGNDLIIGDILRYNALYSPNTALVVTLGSDTIEGGAGDDILVGDIYNLGNAYKAGPNLAYTKITASNDTFVFDLATPGGFGNDRILDMNFNSTKDTLSFKNVLDVDGQVGITLADLNLLTTLETVGADFKISVYSDIADITTGLHDSANLLGTVTLANYYGFGATDINTLILTNQFYIQVS, from the coding sequence GTGGCTATATACATCGGAACCAATGGAAGTAATACCATTACAGGCACATCAGGAAGCAATATCATACTTGGGCTTAATGGTAACGACACCCTAGTCGGTGGATCGGGAAATGACCTCCTATTAGGAGGAAACGGTAGCGATACTCTTAGCGGTGGAGATGGCAGCGACATTCTGGATGGTGGGAATGGTGATGATATCTTAAACGGGGGATCCGGTGACGATATTATATATGGCGGCAAAGGAAACGATCTCTTTATTCACAATGTTACTGACAACATTGATCTCAATCATTACACCTACGATTTTTACGATGGTGAACAAGGCAATGATACTGTTCGTTTCGATGTTACCTATCAACAATATTTGGATCTCCTAAATTCAGGCGCGCTTACTGCATTCAATTCGTTCAATAAAAACAATGTTTTTGACTTTTCAAAATATGTGTCTTATATCGATCTCAAGATTGTTCGTATCGAAAATCTAATTATTAATATTCTGACACCGTCGAACACTGCTCCTGTAGTTCAGAATTCGACAGCAACTGTTGACGAAGATCACTCCCTTAGCGGTACGTTAAGTGCCTCTGACGCAGAAAACGATCCTCTTACATTTTCATTGGTATCCCAGACTTCTCACGGAACAATTACCTTAAACGCCAATGGTTCTTATACCTATGTTCCAGCAGCAGACTTTAATAGCGTGGATACATTTACATTCAAGGTCAACGATGGACAATTGGATTCAGGCATTGCTACAGTTACAATTACCATCAATCCCGTCAACGATGCGCCAGTTGTGGCTAATGCTCTAGCCGATGTCGCCTTTGCTGAAGATACAGCAATTGACATCGACCTATCCATGGCCTTTAGCGATGTGGATAGTGCTTTGACCTTATCCAGTAATGCACCAGCTTGGCTTAGCATTGTCAATGGTCACTTGGTCGGCACACCGCCCCTAAACTTTAATGGCGAACTCGACATTATGGTTACGGCTTCTGATGGAGAGTTTTCCGTCAGTGATACCTTTAAGCTTACCATCAATCCCGTCAACGATGCGCCAGTTGTGGCCAATGCCCTAGCCGATGTCGCCTTTGCTGAAGACACAGCAATTGACATCGACCTATCCGCAGCCTTTAGCGATGTGGATAGTGCCTTGACCTTATCCAGTAATGCACCAGCTTGGCTTAGCATTGTGAATGGTCACTTGGTGGGCCAACCTCCCCAAGACTTTAATGGCGAACTCGACATTACAGTCACTGCTTCGGATGGCGCACTATCTGCCCAAGATACCTTCAAGCTCACCATTAATCCTGCCAACGCAGCGCCGACTGTCACAGTTAACAATCAAGCCGGATTTGTATCCGAAAACAATGACGGGGCATTCATCAAGATAGATATGTCTGCACCACCCCCAGCCGATCCTGGATCTTCAGGTGGCAGCACGTCAACATCAACAGGCACCTTTCCAGGAGGAGGTATTGTCGTAACAGACCCAGGCTCAGGTGGTGGCACAACAGAAATCAATCTTATCGTGTCCGGCAGCGACCCAGATGCAGGTGATACAGTAAGTTATCTTCTCTCGGACAATCGTTTTGAAATCGATGGTGCTGGAAACCTGAAACTTAAAGCTGGGGAATTTTTGGATTACGAAGATCCAGCTTTGGTTAATCACCAACTTCAACTCACAATCACTCCGGTTGATCAGCACAATCTCGCCGGCACACCAATTAATGTGACGATTGATGTTTTGAATGTGAATGAAGCACCAGTCAATTTGGCCCTAGTTGACGATAACGGAGCACCAATTGTGGCTCCCTCGGTTGATGAAAACGATTTTGGCGCTGCTATCGGGCACGTTCAAGCAACAGATCCTGACGGCGATGCTATCACATGGACAGTTGATGATGCTCGGTTTGAGGTTCTTAACGGCATCTTGAAACTAAAAGACAATGTGTCCTTAGATTACGAAGCTATAGCAAACCATCAGATTGTTTTAAATCTGACGGCTTCGGATGGTAGCTTATCATCCGATCTTCCGATTACAATAGATATTCAGGATGCCCCTGAATCTCTGGTTGCCAACCCGGATATCGCGGACAATATTTACAAGCCAAACCCACCATACGCCCCATATAACCAATATGTTTGGACGAATGTTCTAACGAATGATGTGATGGTTAGCGCAGGCAATCTTCAGGTAACAGAATGGTTTTATAACGGCATAAAGTTTGATGCCTCAACCGGACCTGCCTTACTTCATGTGGATGGTATTGGTGACTTTACAGGTTATCCTGATGGGTATATTTATCTGTCGCCTGACGCCAACTTTCTAGGGGAAGTGCCATTACCCGTTACATATACCCTTATCGATAATGTCGGAGGAACAGCCACCGGGTCCGTGACCTTTATCGTTAATGTTCCTAATGATTATGCCGCAGTCATCACTGAGGTACAGACCCCAGATGCGTTTGTTATTGAGGACTTGAAAGCCACAGTATCCGGTGATTTAGATGTATCTGACCCGGATGCTCCGAATCAAAATCATTTTATTGCCCAAGCCATGATCGCCGGAGCATATGGATCTTTGTCTATTGATAAATATGGGCAATGGACCTATACCCTCGATAATGACAATCCGGATGTTCAGGCCTTAGACACCAATGAAACTTTGGCCGATCATATAGTCGTTCAAAGTTTAGATGGAACACCACACACCATTGACATTACCATTAAGGGGCTCTCGGAAGACGCCCAGACCTATCCATTTGACTATAACTTAAGCTTTGCCTATGCCAAAGATTTCAATGGTGGGGACGTGATTCAGGCCGTGAATATGCCAGACACAAGCCTGAAAGGCTTAGCGAAAGTCCTGTCCGTTGATATCGTGAATGGCCAGTATCAATTTAATCTATCCCATGATGCGATCAACTTTGGCGCAGGTGTTATCAGTGGCGTTACTCCTTCGGCGGGACACCATTTAGACTTCAACCTGAATAATGGTGTATCCCGTACAGCCATTCTGTTGGATGATGGGAATAATGATTTCGAAGGGCATGGTAATTACGCCAACGTCGCAACCCCCTTTAATTTAAGTAATGCCGGTCAGTTGATTTATGGATTATCCGGGGATGATCTGATTGTTGGGGATATAAATTATTGGCATCCGACAACATCATATGCAAGTGGTCTTTATTCCTTTGGTCATGATGTTATTGTTGGGGGAGATGGCACAAGTACGATTGTTGGGGATGTCTACACCTATGATTCGTTTTTAATGGGAACTAATTCTACTGTACTTACTTATCCTATTATTGATTATGGAGATGATACTCTATACGGAGCAGCCCATGGCACTGTAATAGGAGATATAAGTTTTGTCCAAGGGACGGATTATAAAGTCCGTCATGAATTTGGTGGTGATACAATCTATGCCCCCTACCTTGGCGGAACTGCTATCGGAGATGTCGGAAACCTTGTTTTACAAGGGGCCCCCGGAACAAATGCTATAGAAGGAATAACTTCTTCTAGAAATAATATTATAGGCTCTGACTTTGATGATCTTCTTATTGGAAACTTCGGCAATTATACACAAGATATTAATAGTGCTATAACTCTATATGGAACTTTTGATATCATTTCCGGAAATAGCGGTAATGATACCATCATCGGTGATGTTAACTTCTTCAACATCGGAGATATAAGTTATCAGAACAATTCTTCCATTAATATGGGAAGTGATACCCTTTATGGGGGAGATGGTAACGACTTAATCATTGGTGATATCTTAAGGTATAATGCTCTGTATAGTCCCAATACAGCCCTTGTTGTCACTCTTGGATCTGATACGATCGAAGGTGGAGCAGGTGATGACATTCTTGTCGGTGATATATACAATCTTGGAAACGCTTATAAAGCAGGCCCGAATCTAGCTTACACAAAGATAACCGCCAGCAATGATACATTTGTTTTTGATTTAGCAACCCCCGGTGGTTTTGGCAATGATCGAATTCTTGACATGAACTTTAATAGCACTAAAGACACCCTCAGCTTCAAGAATGTTTTAGATGTAGATGGCCAGGTTGGAATTACACTAGCGGACTTAAATCTTCTTACTACACTAGAAACCGTTGGCGCAGACTTTAAAATTAGCGTGTATTCAGATATTGCTGACATAACCACTGGACTGCACGACAGCGCCAATCTATTAGGAACGGTTACTTTGGCTAATTATTATGGATTCGGTGCCACTGATATCAATACATTGATATTGACAAATCAATTCTACATTCAGGTAAGCTAA
- a CDS encoding ribonuclease E/G, whose protein sequence is MAKKMLIDATHPEESRVAIIDGNRLEDYEAETSTKQHFKGNIYLAKVIRIEPSLQAAFVEYGQDRHGFLPFAEIHPDYYRIPVSDRPIEIKKNESTEDEKPIAEALPEVTNGDVPEAPLITDANDDEDSITAHRPQLNYKIQEVIKRRQIMLIQVVKEERGNKGAALTTYLSLPGRYCVLMPNAGHRSGGISRKITDANTRKRLRDILNELPIPDAMSLIVRTAGQDRNKLEIRRDFEYLVRLWSDIRDKTLSSMAPELIYEEGDVIKRSIRDNYNKDIDEVWIDGDEGYKQARTMMKTLTPSHVKRVKQHKGEISLFQKFGVEAHIDAIMTPTASLPSGGSIVINPTEALVAIDVNSGKATRERHIDETALKTNLEAADEVARQIKLRDLGGLVVIDFIDMSDSKHIQQVEKRLKDAVKADRARIQMGRISQFGLMELSRQRLRPSIVEANMRPCTHCHGTGMVRSIESMALFVLRGIETAGVAGKSSSVLVTVPADIDLYLLNQKRSNILALENRYEMSIMIQRDSKLIAPDFKIETTVTRSKSKAKGIETIIEPEAEDEILEDTIEETEETVESEETVEHKQRERGRRNPFQRRRGKDRRDKTEQPTVEETSEEPAQQAQETEETAGEERQSRNRRRRNRNRNRNRGERIDQTGSEAVASETAPTTSEEQSEIPEKTEKSGRNRRRRRKPNRPQGGDDAEQSSDLKIVKSDTTEKSESTSDDSETTGDGKKRRRGFWRRLLEA, encoded by the coding sequence ATGGCTAAGAAGATGCTTATTGACGCGACTCACCCCGAAGAGTCACGCGTCGCAATTATTGATGGGAACCGCTTAGAAGACTACGAAGCTGAAACATCAACAAAACAACATTTTAAAGGCAACATTTATCTTGCCAAAGTTATTCGAATTGAACCGTCTCTACAAGCTGCATTCGTAGAGTATGGACAAGATCGCCACGGCTTCCTACCTTTTGCTGAAATTCATCCCGACTATTACCGCATCCCTGTTAGTGATCGTCCAATAGAAATTAAAAAAAATGAATCAACCGAAGATGAAAAACCGATTGCTGAGGCATTGCCTGAAGTCACAAATGGCGACGTACCAGAGGCTCCACTCATTACCGATGCAAATGATGATGAAGATAGCATCACAGCCCATCGTCCCCAATTAAACTATAAAATTCAAGAAGTGATTAAACGTCGCCAGATCATGTTGATTCAGGTCGTCAAAGAAGAACGCGGAAATAAAGGGGCAGCTCTGACTACATACCTGTCCTTACCCGGCCGTTACTGTGTCTTAATGCCAAACGCAGGCCATCGCAGTGGCGGTATTTCGCGTAAAATTACAGATGCCAACACCCGCAAACGCCTGCGCGATATCCTGAACGAACTACCGATCCCTGATGCCATGAGTCTAATCGTTCGCACAGCTGGCCAAGATCGCAATAAATTAGAGATTCGCCGTGACTTTGAATATCTTGTGCGTCTATGGAGTGATATCCGTGATAAAACATTATCCTCTATGGCACCAGAGTTAATTTACGAAGAAGGTGACGTTATTAAACGTTCCATTCGCGACAATTACAACAAAGACATTGACGAAGTGTGGATTGATGGTGATGAAGGCTATAAACAAGCTCGCACTATGATGAAAACGTTAACGCCAAGCCATGTCAAACGCGTAAAACAACATAAGGGCGAAATTTCTCTATTCCAGAAATTTGGCGTAGAAGCCCACATCGATGCAATTATGACACCAACGGCCTCCTTGCCGTCGGGTGGATCCATCGTGATTAATCCAACAGAAGCACTCGTTGCAATCGATGTGAACTCGGGCAAAGCCACCCGCGAACGCCACATTGATGAGACAGCCCTCAAGACCAACCTTGAGGCTGCAGATGAAGTAGCGCGTCAAATCAAACTGCGCGATTTGGGTGGATTAGTTGTTATCGATTTTATCGATATGTCCGATTCAAAACATATTCAGCAAGTTGAAAAACGTCTAAAGGATGCGGTCAAGGCTGACCGAGCACGCATTCAAATGGGTCGTATCAGTCAGTTTGGGTTAATGGAATTATCGCGTCAGCGTCTGCGCCCTAGTATTGTTGAGGCCAACATGCGCCCCTGCACCCACTGTCACGGCACAGGTATGGTCAGATCGATCGAATCCATGGCCTTATTTGTCTTACGTGGCATAGAAACTGCAGGTGTTGCCGGCAAAAGTAGTTCAGTCTTAGTGACCGTTCCTGCCGATATTGATCTCTATCTTTTGAACCAAAAACGTAGCAATATCCTAGCTTTAGAAAACCGCTATGAGATGTCGATCATGATTCAACGGGACAGCAAACTTATTGCTCCTGATTTTAAGATTGAGACAACAGTTACACGATCTAAGTCAAAAGCCAAAGGAATTGAAACAATTATTGAGCCTGAGGCTGAAGACGAGATCCTTGAAGATACTATCGAAGAAACGGAAGAAACAGTAGAATCAGAAGAAACCGTTGAACACAAACAACGTGAGCGTGGACGTCGCAATCCATTTCAGCGTCGTCGGGGCAAAGATCGCCGAGATAAAACTGAGCAACCGACCGTAGAGGAGACATCAGAAGAACCTGCCCAGCAAGCTCAAGAAACTGAGGAAACAGCCGGGGAGGAAAGACAGTCCCGCAACCGTCGCCGCCGTAACCGCAATAGAAATCGCAACCGTGGAGAGCGCATTGATCAAACAGGATCAGAAGCAGTAGCAAGTGAGACAGCACCTACCACAAGCGAAGAGCAATCAGAAATACCTGAAAAGACTGAAAAATCAGGGCGCAATCGCCGCCGTCGCCGCAAACCAAATCGCCCTCAAGGAGGTGATGATGCGGAACAATCCAGCGACCTCAAAATCGTCAAGTCTGATACAACAGAAAAATCAGAAAGTACAAGCGACGACAGTGAAACAACAGGGGATGGTAAAAAACGTCGCCGTGGCTTTTGGAGGCGTTTGTTAGAGGCGTGA
- a CDS encoding bifunctional 5,10-methylene-tetrahydrofolate dehydrogenase/5,10-methylene-tetrahydrofolate cyclohydrolase (catalyzes the formation of 5,10-methenyltetrahydrofolate from 5,10-methylenetetrahydrofolate and subsequent formation of 10-formyltetrahydrofolate from 5,10-methenyltetrahydrofolate): MAQIIDGKALAARLQHDLTIKARDLKVKLGREVCLAVILVGNDPASHIYVSKKAEKAAEIGIRSIKHILPETTSQEELNTLINQLNQDESVDGILLQLPLPKHLNRLESISKIDPRKDVDGLHPTNQGLLFQGLPTLAPCTPQGCIQLIKSCRDDLTGNHVIVVGTSVLVGRPLLPLLIAEGATVTLANSKTQNLAKLTSQADILISATGRASLITADHVKNGAIVIDVGITRHNGKLTGDVDFDTVKSKASFITPVPGGVGPMTIINLMANVIRAASN, translated from the coding sequence ATGGCACAGATTATAGACGGGAAAGCATTAGCAGCACGCTTGCAACATGATCTTACAATCAAAGCACGCGATCTCAAGGTCAAACTTGGTCGCGAGGTCTGCCTTGCTGTCATTCTTGTAGGAAATGATCCCGCCAGTCATATCTATGTCTCGAAGAAAGCTGAAAAAGCCGCAGAGATTGGTATTCGCAGCATAAAACATATCTTACCGGAGACAACGTCTCAAGAAGAATTGAATACTCTGATCAACCAACTGAACCAAGATGAGTCTGTCGATGGGATTTTGCTGCAGCTTCCCCTACCAAAACATCTTAATCGCCTAGAAAGCATTTCAAAAATCGACCCACGAAAAGATGTGGATGGGCTTCATCCGACTAATCAAGGTTTATTATTTCAAGGTCTACCAACCCTTGCCCCCTGTACGCCTCAAGGGTGCATCCAGTTGATCAAATCCTGTCGTGATGATTTGACTGGCAACCATGTTATTGTCGTTGGTACATCCGTTCTGGTTGGACGCCCCCTTCTACCTCTATTAATCGCTGAAGGAGCTACTGTGACTTTGGCCAACTCAAAAACACAGAATCTAGCAAAACTGACAAGCCAAGCAGACATCTTGATTTCCGCCACGGGGCGCGCCAGCCTTATTACGGCCGATCATGTTAAAAACGGCGCTATTGTTATCGACGTCGGCATCACACGCCATAATGGAAAGTTAACTGGGGATGTGGACTTTGATACAGTCAAATCTAAAGCATCCTTTATCACGCCTGTCCCTGGTGGGGTTGGCCCCATGACAATCATCAATCTAATGGCTAATGTGATCCGAGCAGCATCAAATTAA
- a CDS encoding sel1 repeat family protein — MILKTLLTACLFPIVFAAEECQNGINLGNNTYSKSDYQLPAHSKKVKYTETQSEDKQEPLSTLHHDIFIELQTQNLTTERRRGLTLKLYESSTNPYNLSAIFHLARCMEIGLLSCNPKDSCYCFIMLGTPDQRNQRIVKIYQNLSTQNYIPAIFRLAKIYSRPESYNKDLLIFYLTKAAELNDPEANFFLATLYHTATHAEQNGALALKHYTIASNLGFAEATYRLAEIYRSGILVKKSMARAYELYQKAADQGSFKAMVQVLTQRIVHGDNVTDCIQKLHTLHQKGIIEATYILGTFYESTTYSGLLYDTDKAFSFFHNAARRNHAKSQYIIGSYYHKGIAPQQSHTDYPMLAEEFNLEVDNLLPIHRFESPTPLLTDDDFSWEILPSQYTLQFRKAVFWLKQSAENGHIPAKFLLARILLNSSTEVFDQQQSKDLLESIPHQDLIRLLINYMDKNPE, encoded by the coding sequence ATGATACTCAAAACACTATTGACTGCCTGTTTGTTTCCTATAGTATTTGCTGCTGAGGAATGCCAAAATGGTATAAATCTAGGAAATAACACTTACTCTAAATCAGATTACCAACTCCCCGCCCATTCTAAAAAAGTAAAATATACCGAGACTCAGTCAGAAGACAAACAAGAACCATTAAGTACGCTACATCATGATATTTTTATTGAATTACAAACTCAGAATTTAACGACCGAGAGAAGAAGAGGCTTAACACTAAAACTTTATGAGTCATCGACAAACCCATACAACTTATCAGCTATTTTTCATCTAGCAAGATGCATGGAGATTGGCCTACTATCGTGTAACCCAAAGGATAGTTGCTATTGCTTCATAATGCTAGGTACTCCCGATCAAAGAAATCAAAGAATTGTTAAAATTTACCAGAATCTGTCCACGCAGAACTATATACCAGCTATTTTTAGGCTCGCAAAAATATATTCACGACCGGAGTCTTATAACAAAGACTTGCTAATTTTCTATCTGACAAAAGCTGCAGAATTAAATGACCCGGAAGCAAACTTTTTTCTCGCAACTTTATATCATACAGCAACTCACGCTGAACAAAACGGTGCATTAGCATTAAAACACTATACTATTGCTTCTAACCTTGGTTTTGCCGAAGCAACCTATCGACTGGCAGAGATCTATAGATCCGGCATTCTTGTAAAAAAATCCATGGCTCGAGCATACGAATTGTACCAAAAAGCAGCAGATCAAGGATCTTTCAAAGCTATGGTCCAAGTTTTAACACAAAGAATAGTACATGGTGATAATGTTACTGATTGCATACAAAAGTTACATACCCTGCACCAAAAAGGCATTATTGAGGCAACATATATACTTGGGACATTTTATGAATCAACAACTTACTCAGGCCTTTTATATGATACAGATAAAGCCTTTTCTTTTTTCCATAATGCCGCTAGACGAAACCATGCAAAATCACAGTATATAATCGGATCTTATTATCACAAAGGCATAGCGCCTCAGCAAAGTCATACAGATTACCCCATGCTAGCAGAAGAATTTAATCTTGAAGTTGATAATCTTTTACCGATACATCGTTTTGAAAGCCCAACCCCCTTATTAACAGATGACGATTTTTCATGGGAAATACTCCCATCCCAATACACATTACAATTCAGAAAAGCGGTCTTCTGGCTAAAGCAATCTGCTGAAAACGGGCATATTCCAGCTAAATTTTTATTGGCCAGAATATTACTCAATTCTTCAACAGAAGTTTTTGATCAACAGCAAAGCAAGGATCTTCTTGAATCAATTCCGCATCAGGATCTTATCAGGTTACTTATAAATTATATGGATAAGAACCCGGAATAA
- a CDS encoding phosphoserine transaminase: MKKYTFDLPSQKPSSPCFGSGPCKKIPGWTPQILDSAFLSRSHRAPDGVARVQHLLNLTREILNIPNDYAIAIVPGSGTGAVETALWNFLGARPVDVFAWDVFGKLWVTDTVEQLPVETRSFVVDFGHIPDLNQYDPKHDCIFTWNGTSSGVMVPDTDWIPRDRTGLTICDATSSMFAIPVDDWSKLDITCFSWQKALGGEGGHGMIIVSPRALKHLAQHTPHWPIPRLFRLKKDDQVNSAIFEAKTINTPSMLCIEDMIQALEWAKSMGGGKSLADRTLKNFNIINDWVNNHSILSHMAPDPTIRSHASVCINYPGSIDTVAQELAVLGVAYDIKNHFLAPPSFRIWCGPTIETNDLKLLTQWIDWAISKDQTK; encoded by the coding sequence ATGAAAAAATATACTTTTGATCTGCCATCACAAAAACCAAGTTCCCCTTGCTTTGGATCGGGTCCATGCAAGAAAATCCCGGGGTGGACGCCACAAATCTTAGATTCAGCTTTTCTAAGTCGATCCCACCGCGCTCCGGATGGTGTTGCCCGCGTTCAGCATTTACTGAATCTCACTCGTGAAATACTTAATATTCCCAACGATTACGCCATTGCAATTGTTCCCGGGTCAGGAACCGGTGCCGTTGAAACGGCATTATGGAATTTTTTAGGAGCACGACCGGTTGATGTCTTTGCTTGGGACGTGTTTGGCAAATTGTGGGTCACAGATACGGTTGAACAACTCCCTGTAGAAACTCGTTCTTTTGTGGTCGACTTTGGTCATATTCCTGACTTAAATCAATACGATCCAAAACACGACTGCATCTTTACATGGAATGGGACAAGTAGCGGCGTTATGGTGCCCGATACGGATTGGATTCCCCGTGACCGCACAGGACTGACGATCTGCGATGCAACATCATCCATGTTTGCTATTCCTGTTGACGACTGGTCAAAACTTGACATCACATGTTTCTCTTGGCAAAAAGCCCTCGGTGGTGAAGGAGGACACGGCATGATTATCGTAAGTCCCCGTGCCCTGAAACATCTGGCACAGCATACCCCCCATTGGCCAATCCCAAGATTATTTCGCCTTAAAAAGGATGATCAGGTCAATAGTGCAATTTTTGAAGCAAAAACAATTAACACCCCATCAATGTTGTGCATTGAAGATATGATTCAGGCTCTTGAATGGGCAAAGTCAATGGGTGGGGGAAAATCCCTTGCGGACAGAACCCTTAAAAATTTCAACATCATCAACGATTGGGTTAATAACCACAGCATACTCAGTCATATGGCACCAGATCCGACAATCCGATCTCATGCCTCTGTCTGTATCAATTACCCCGGATCTATTGATACTGTTGCTCAAGAACTAGCTGTATTGGGTGTCGCTTATGATATTAAAAACCATTTCTTAGCCCCGCCATCTTTTCGGATTTGGTGTGGACCAACCATTGAAACCAATGATTTGAAACTCTTAACACAATGGATAGATTGGGCAATCTCAAAAGATCAAACAAAATAA